A window from Symphalangus syndactylus isolate Jambi chromosome 22, NHGRI_mSymSyn1-v2.1_pri, whole genome shotgun sequence encodes these proteins:
- the CENPS gene encoding centromere protein S isoform X2 translates to MVQNAQMRVTLRLKAAVHYTVGCLCEEVALDKEMQFSKQTIAAISELTFRQCENFAKDLEMFARHAKRTTINTEDVKLLARRSNSLLKYITDKSEEIAQINLERKAQKKKKSEDGSKNSRQPAEAGVVESEN, encoded by the exons atGGTACAGAATGCCCAGATGCGCGTCACCTTG aggcTAAAGGCAGCAGTTCACTATACTGTGGGTTGTCTTTGCGAGGAAGTTGCATTGGACAAAGAGATGCAGTTCAGCAAACAGACCATTGCGGCCATTTCGGAGTTGACTTTCCGACAGTGCG aaaATTTTGCCAAAGACCTTGAAATGTTTGCAAG ACATGCGAAAAGAACCACAATTAACACTGAAGATGTGAAGCTCTTAGCCAGGAGGAGTAATTCACTG ctaaaATACATCACAGACAAAAGTGAAGAGATTGCTCAGATTAACCTAGAACGAAaagcacagaagaaaaagaagtcagaggATGGAAGCAAAAATTCAAGGCAGCCAGCAGAGGCTGGAGTGGTGGAAAGTGAGAATTAA
- the CENPS gene encoding centromere protein S isoform X1, with the protein MEEEAETEEQQRFSYQQRLKAAVHYTVGCLCEEVALDKEMQFSKQTIAAISELTFRQCENFAKDLEMFARHAKRTTINTEDVKLLARRSNSLLKYITDKSEEIAQINLERKAQKKKKSEDGSKNSRQPAEAGVVESEN; encoded by the exons ATGGAGGAGGAGGCGGAGACCGAGGAGCAGCAGCGATTCTCTTACCAACAG aggcTAAAGGCAGCAGTTCACTATACTGTGGGTTGTCTTTGCGAGGAAGTTGCATTGGACAAAGAGATGCAGTTCAGCAAACAGACCATTGCGGCCATTTCGGAGTTGACTTTCCGACAGTGCG aaaATTTTGCCAAAGACCTTGAAATGTTTGCAAG ACATGCGAAAAGAACCACAATTAACACTGAAGATGTGAAGCTCTTAGCCAGGAGGAGTAATTCACTG ctaaaATACATCACAGACAAAAGTGAAGAGATTGCTCAGATTAACCTAGAACGAAaagcacagaagaaaaagaagtcagaggATGGAAGCAAAAATTCAAGGCAGCCAGCAGAGGCTGGAGTGGTGGAAAGTGAGAATTAA